CAACGCTTTTGGCGTGAGCGCCTTCGGCCGCGCCGAAGTGGTACTGACCTTCGGCATGTGGACCACGCTGATGGTGTTCGGCGTGCTCGGCCTGATCGCCGCGCCCGCCGTCGAGCTGCAGGGGCCGTTCGGTGTGTCGCTGGTCGGCACCGACCTGATGACCATCCTGTCGCTGGTGGGCATGGCCATGTTCATGTTCGTCGGTTGCGAATTCGTCACCCCGCTGGCGCCGGAGCTGCGCCGCTCGGCCTGGGTCATGCCCAAGGCCATGGCCCTGGGTTTGTTCGGCGTGGCCAGCTGCATGTTCATCTACGGCGCGGCGATGAAACGCCAGGTGGAAAACGTGGTGCTCGACGCCGCCAGCGGCGTGCATCTGCTGGACACGCCCATGGCCATCCCGCGTTTCGCCGAGCAGGTGATGGGTGATATCGGCCCGGTATGGCTGGGCATCGGCTTCCTGTTCGCCGGCGCCGCCACCATCAATACGCTGATGGCCGGGGTGCCGCGGATTCTCTACGGCATGGCGGTGGATGGCGCGTTACCGAAGGTGTTCACCTACCTGCACCCGCGCTTCAAGACCCCGCTGCTGTGCATCCTGGTGGTGGCGCTGATCCCCTGTCTGCACGCCTGGTACCTGGGCGGCAACACCGACAACATCCTGCACTTGGTGCTGGCGGCGGTGTGCGCTTGGAGCACGGCGTACCTGCTGGTAACCCTGTCGGTGGTGATCCTGCGCATCCGCCGCCCGGACCTGCCGCGCGCCTACCGTTCGCCATTGTTCCCGCTGCCGCAGATCGTCTCCAGCATCGGCATCCTGCTGGGCATGTGGTTCATCACCCCGCCGGGCATGAGCCCGAGCGAGGTGTATGTGCCTTTCGCCGTGATGCTTGGTGCCACCGCGGCCTATGCACTGTTCTGGACCCTGTGCGTGCAGAAGGTCAATCCGTTCCGGCCGGCGCGGGTCGAGGATGTGCTGGAGAAGGAGTTCGCCGCCGAGCCTGGCCAACCCCACAGCGAGCAGGTGCGCCATGTCGGCAAGCTGGCTTGAGCGTCTGACCGGGCCACGCGCTCCGGCCGGGTATCGGCCCGGGGCGACCCTGGCGCGTCTGGGGCGGAACCTCGGATTACCGGATTTGCAATCCGCAGCATCCTTTACCTACCGAGAGGATGGCCCGCGTATCGAGGTGCGTGAACGCACCGAAAGCCACCTGCTGATGCACCTGGTGATGTGCGAGTTCATCCTGCGTGTGCCAGCCAGTGGCCAGGGTACGCTGCGCGCCGAACTGCACCACACCGGCATGCTGCGGCGCAGCGGTCTGGGCTGCCGCCTGCGCAGCGGTGATCCGCTATTGTTCGAAGCGCTCGAGGCGCGCCTGGCAGCAGTGCAGGCCGCCCTGATGCCCCTGGACTTCAAGCGCCTGGCCATCGACTGTTGCGACGGTCAATGGCAGGTGACCCTGGAGCATATGGGCGCTAGCGAAGTGGTCAACCGGATGCCCGCCTTGCGTCGCTACATCCCCCTCACAACCGAACAGCGCCACCATCTCTGGCTGGCGTTCGACGGGTTGGCGTACGCCCTGCACGACCTCTGAATCCTGTAGGAGCGGCTTTAGCCGCGATCACCCGCAAAGCGGGTGCCAGGCACTGCGATACCTGCATCGCGGCTAAAGCCGCTCCCACAAGAGATGACAGTTGTACGTTCATTGATAACATGTTAACAATTGCCCCATAACAACAACCGTTGCTGTGGAGGTCGCCATGCCCATGCCCCAGCCCGCTTCAGCGCACAGCGCAAGCCCGGCCCACGACGGCCTGGAGCGCTGGACCGCGGCCATGCAGAAAGTCTGCGGCCAGTTCCATACCGAACTTGCCTTCAACCGTTCGCTATTCATCGGCGAGATCGCCACCTTCAACCGCGCCGGCCTGGCCCTGGCCAACCTGCGCACCAATGCCGGCAATATCCGCCGCCTGGGCGACAACCCCGACCGCGACGATGACCAGCACTGCTTCCTGGTCAGCCAGCGCATGGGCTACTCGCAGATCACCCAGGGTGGTGCGAGCATCCAGCTGTCGCCAGGCGAGCTGCTGCTGATGGACTCGGTGGGGCCTTGCGAGATCACCCCGTTCGGCCTGATCGAGCATGTCTCGCTGTCGCTGTCCCGCGGACAGGTGCGCAAGCACCTGACGGGGCAGGGCGCGACCTTCGGCAAGATCTCCTCGACCAACGCCTGCGGGCGCATGCTGCACTTGCTGATGGACCAGCTATGCCGTGAAGGCGACGAGGCCGGGGCAACCCAGGGCGAGGCACTGCAGGCGGCGTTCATAGCCCTGCTGGAGCCGGGTTTCCAGCGCAGTGATGACAACCCCGGCTCGCTGGCCGGGCTCGGCGGCGTCAGCCTGCGCGGCTATGTGCAGAAGGTCATCGACGAGTCGCTGGGCCAGCCCGGGTTGACC
This sequence is a window from Pseudomonas maumuensis. Protein-coding genes within it:
- a CDS encoding APC family permease translates to MTTNNKLTEHLNRGSVGFPTALASTVGLIMASPVILTATMGFGIGGSAFAVAMLIAAVMMLAQSTTFAEAAAILPTTGSVYDYINCGLGRFFAITGTLSAYLIVHVFAGTAETILSGVMALVNFEHLNTLAESAGGSWLLGVGFVLVFGVLNAFGVSAFGRAEVVLTFGMWTTLMVFGVLGLIAAPAVELQGPFGVSLVGTDLMTILSLVGMAMFMFVGCEFVTPLAPELRRSAWVMPKAMALGLFGVASCMFIYGAAMKRQVENVVLDAASGVHLLDTPMAIPRFAEQVMGDIGPVWLGIGFLFAGAATINTLMAGVPRILYGMAVDGALPKVFTYLHPRFKTPLLCILVVALIPCLHAWYLGGNTDNILHLVLAAVCAWSTAYLLVTLSVVILRIRRPDLPRAYRSPLFPLPQIVSSIGILLGMWFITPPGMSPSEVYVPFAVMLGATAAYALFWTLCVQKVNPFRPARVEDVLEKEFAAEPGQPHSEQVRHVGKLA
- a CDS encoding DUF3156 family protein; amino-acid sequence: MSASWLERLTGPRAPAGYRPGATLARLGRNLGLPDLQSAASFTYREDGPRIEVRERTESHLLMHLVMCEFILRVPASGQGTLRAELHHTGMLRRSGLGCRLRSGDPLLFEALEARLAAVQAALMPLDFKRLAIDCCDGQWQVTLEHMGASEVVNRMPALRRYIPLTTEQRHHLWLAFDGLAYALHDL
- the feaR gene encoding transcriptional regulator FeaR, which encodes MPQPASAHSASPAHDGLERWTAAMQKVCGQFHTELAFNRSLFIGEIATFNRAGLALANLRTNAGNIRRLGDNPDRDDDQHCFLVSQRMGYSQITQGGASIQLSPGELLLMDSVGPCEITPFGLIEHVSLSLSRGQVRKHLTGQGATFGKISSTNACGRMLHLLMDQLCREGDEAGATQGEALQAAFIALLEPGFQRSDDNPGSLAGLGGVSLRGYVQKVIDESLGQPGLTPANLAERLSISVRHLYRLFEEEGDSVCRYIQRSRLKRSADDLSNPLLKRESITSIAYKWGFTDSAHFSRAFKKQFEQSPKDFRAMALTAGR